The DNA sequence CCGCCTCGACGTAAATCCGCAGGGCAATCAACGCTTCGGTCAGGGAATGCACACGCTTCGAGAATTCCCCCTGCAGCGAACGCAGGGCATTGCGCGCCGCCTGGCTTGAGCTGGCTTCGATCAGGTCAGCGATGGCTTCAGCCTGGGCCAGGTCGAGTTTGTCGTTGAGGAACGCGCGCTCGCTGAATTCGCCCGGGCGGGCCAAGCGGCAGCCAACTTGTACACAGCGCTGCAGCAACATGTCCAGGACCACCGGGCCACCATGGCCCTGCAGTTCGAGCACGTCCTCACCGGTGAACGAATTCGGCCCGGGGAAGAACAGCGCGATCCCTTCGTCTAGCACCAGCCCTTCCTCGTCGCGGAACGGGCCGTAGTGCGCATGCCGCGGAGTCAGCGTACGGCCGGTTATCAGCTGCCCGGCCTTGGCAGCCAGAGGGCCGGACAACCTGACAATACCGACACCGCCGCGGCCCTGGGCGGTGGCGATGGCAGCGATGGTTTCACGCACAATGTTCATGCTCGAAAGCCTCTACGACAAAACGACAGATAGCAAAAACGCCCCACTAGGGGGCGTTTTTATTCACAGGCTAGCGCAGTAGCCTGTCAAGCAGCAGCTTTTTTGGTGGCTGCTTCGATGCTGCGGGTGATGTACCACTGCTGCGCGATCGACAAGCAGTTGTTCACAACCCAGTACAGCACCAGACCGGCTGGGAACCACAGGAAGAAGAAGGTGAAGATGATCGGCATCATTTTCATCACCTTGGCCTGCATCGGATCCGGTGGGGTCGGGTTCAGGCGCTGCTGGATGAACATGGTGGCGCCCATGATGATCGGCAGGATGAAGAACGGATCCTTGATCGACAGGTCGGTAATCCACAGCATCCACGGGGCCTGACGCATTTCCACGCTTTCCAGCAGTACCCAGTACAGGGCCAGGAATACCGGCATCTGTACCAGGATCGGCAGGCAGCCGCCCAGCGGGTTGATCTTCTCTTTCTTGTACAGCTCCATCATCGCCTGGGACATCTTCTGGCGATCATCACCGAAGCGTTCCTTGAGCGCAGCAAGCTTCGGTGCAACGGCACGCATGCGCGCCATCGAGCGGTAGCTGGCAGCCGACAGCGGGAAGAACAGACCCTTGATGAGCATGGTCAGGACGATGATCGACCAGCCCCAGTTACCCAGCAGGCTGTGGATATGTTGCAGCAGCCAGAAGATCGGCTGGGCAATGAACCACAGGAAACCATAGTCGACGGTCAGTTCCAGGCCTGGGGACAACTCTTTCAGCTTGGACTGGATTTTCGGGCCGGCGTACAGCATCGCGCTGGTTTCAACCTTGCCGCCAGCAGGCACGCTGAGGGCCGGGCCGGTGTAGCCGATGATGTAGTTGCCTTGGCTGTCCTTGCGGGTCTGGACAACGTTGCTGTCCGACTTGGCCGGAATCCAGGCGGTCACGAAGTAGTGCTGCAGCCAGGCAACCCAACCGCCGGACACGTTTTCTTTCAAATTACCTTTGTCGATGTCCTTCATCGAGACCTTTTTGTAAGGCTCGGAAGCTGTCCACAAGGCAGCGCCCAGGTAGGTCGCAGTGCCGGTGGCAGTGCTCGACGACGGGTCGGAGCTGGCATCACGCTTGAGCTGGGCAAACATGTTGCCGTTCCAGGCCTGGCCACTCTGGTTGTCGATCAGGTAAGTGACGGTCAGGTCATACTCACCACGCTTGAAGCTGAAGCGCTTGATGTAGTTGACACCGTTGTCGCTGAACTTCAGGTCGACCACCAGTTGGTCCTGGCCATCAGCCAGCTGGTAACCCTTCTGGTCGGCAGCGTACAGCGGGCGGCCAGTTGGGCGGGCGTCCGGACCGTTGACACCGGTCAGGCCGCTTTGTGCCAGGTAGACACGCTCGCCACCGTTATCGAACAGCTGGAACGGAATCTCCGGGTGGTCCTGGCGACGTGGGAACTTCGGCAGGTTCAGCTGGACGATGTCACCACCGACCGGATCGATAGCCAGGTCCAGGACATCGGTCTTGACCCGGATCAGGTCCTTGCTGACCGCAACCGGTGCCAGTTCGGCAGCGCTGGTTTCGGCATTGGCGCTCGGCACATCGGCGCTGGCGCCGGCATTACCGGCCGGTACGCCATCCGGCAGGCCCGGGGCAACAGTGCTGGCAGCAGTATTCTGAGTCGGCAGGGCAGCCTGGCCGTAGTCCTGGTTCCACTTGAGGACCATGACGTAGGACACGATTGCCAG is a window from the Pseudomonas anuradhapurensis genome containing:
- the yidC gene encoding membrane protein insertase YidC, which codes for MDIKRTILIVALAIVSYVMVLKWNQDYGQAALPTQNTAASTVAPGLPDGVPAGNAGASADVPSANAETSAAELAPVAVSKDLIRVKTDVLDLAIDPVGGDIVQLNLPKFPRRQDHPEIPFQLFDNGGERVYLAQSGLTGVNGPDARPTGRPLYAADQKGYQLADGQDQLVVDLKFSDNGVNYIKRFSFKRGEYDLTVTYLIDNQSGQAWNGNMFAQLKRDASSDPSSSTATGTATYLGAALWTASEPYKKVSMKDIDKGNLKENVSGGWVAWLQHYFVTAWIPAKSDSNVVQTRKDSQGNYIIGYTGPALSVPAGGKVETSAMLYAGPKIQSKLKELSPGLELTVDYGFLWFIAQPIFWLLQHIHSLLGNWGWSIIVLTMLIKGLFFPLSAASYRSMARMRAVAPKLAALKERFGDDRQKMSQAMMELYKKEKINPLGGCLPILVQMPVFLALYWVLLESVEMRQAPWMLWITDLSIKDPFFILPIIMGATMFIQQRLNPTPPDPMQAKVMKMMPIIFTFFFLWFPAGLVLYWVVNNCLSIAQQWYITRSIEAATKKAAA